In Paenibacillus sp. FSL M7-0420, a single genomic region encodes these proteins:
- a CDS encoding alpha/beta hydrolase family protein, translating to MRLFEILLVLSCFALLADLLFIRRGAKTTGLVLGIGSSVILVVQLFVEGYRWQLLLVYMMTALLILIVILRHLDKMGNIRNIKAGKLLKYSSSSIIVILLVISTGLSVYLPVFHLPKLEGPENVGTQIFHFTDQNRDEILTEDPGDKRELMVQVWYPTGNSNNHKSEALFPKDKEMFKKYIQTYSSSLNLPDFVFNYWKYSKTNSYENVEILPSTSPYPVVLLSHGMGTSRVLHASQAENLASHGFIVFTIDHTYSTFATIFPDGRVTDYTTKMTTVEDRRRIGNIWTKDVEFVINQVDKLNSGAIESQFKGKIDLNHLGVMGHSFGGATAFNTTYLDPRIKAGVNMDGSLIEVDNRDDLKKPFMFIRSGSFKDWLADFKKDTQPDNEITKQLSDELHIMQNVINQGGLAIYVVGTQHFNFTDLQFYSELIKLTGITGDINGKRGSDLVNQYVLDFFNKQLKGEGGQLLEGPNDSYPEVKFIKPKDL from the coding sequence ATGAGATTATTTGAGATACTTTTAGTTCTATCCTGTTTCGCGCTACTCGCAGATCTATTGTTTATCAGAAGAGGTGCAAAGACAACAGGGCTGGTTTTGGGGATCGGAAGCAGCGTTATATTGGTAGTTCAATTATTTGTAGAGGGATACAGATGGCAGTTGCTTTTGGTATATATGATGACGGCGTTACTCATACTCATCGTTATACTCAGGCATTTAGACAAGATGGGGAATATAAGGAATATAAAAGCAGGGAAGCTGTTGAAATATAGTTCATCTTCCATCATCGTCATTCTGCTTGTTATATCTACCGGCTTGTCTGTATACTTGCCCGTCTTTCATTTGCCGAAGCTTGAAGGTCCAGAGAACGTGGGGACTCAAATCTTTCATTTTACGGATCAGAACAGAGATGAAATCTTAACGGAAGATCCAGGCGATAAGAGGGAACTAATGGTTCAAGTGTGGTACCCTACTGGGAATAGCAATAACCACAAGAGTGAAGCACTTTTTCCAAAAGACAAAGAAATGTTCAAAAAGTATATTCAGACCTACTCCAGTTCCTTAAATCTTCCCGATTTCGTCTTCAATTACTGGAAGTATAGTAAAACCAACTCCTATGAAAATGTAGAAATATTACCTTCTACAAGTCCTTATCCCGTGGTACTGCTATCCCATGGTATGGGAACCAGCAGAGTTCTACATGCCTCGCAAGCCGAGAATCTGGCCAGTCACGGGTTTATCGTGTTCACCATCGATCATACGTATAGCACCTTTGCTACCATTTTTCCGGATGGCCGGGTAACGGACTATACCACCAAGATGACAACCGTAGAAGATCGCAGAAGAATCGGTAATATATGGACGAAAGATGTAGAGTTTGTCATCAATCAAGTGGATAAGCTAAATTCAGGTGCAATCGAAAGTCAATTTAAAGGAAAAATTGATCTAAATCATCTAGGCGTAATGGGGCATTCTTTCGGGGGGGCAACAGCGTTTAATACTACTTATCTAGATCCTAGAATCAAGGCCGGGGTCAATATGGACGGGTCATTAATCGAAGTGGACAATAGAGATGATCTAAAGAAGCCGTTTATGTTCATAAGATCGGGAAGCTTTAAAGACTGGTTAGCAGATTTTAAGAAGGATACCCAACCGGATAACGAAATAACGAAACAACTTTCAGATGAGCTGCACATTATGCAAAATGTGATCAATCAAGGGGGGCTTGCGATTTATGTGGTAGGTACCCAGCACTTCAATTTCACGGACCTTCAATTCTATTCTGAGCTGATTAAGCTGACTGGAATCACAGGCGACATTAATGGTAAACGAGGATCAGACCTCGTAAATCAATATGTCCTCGATTTCTTCAATAAGCAGTTGAAAGGAGAAGGCGGACAACTGCTCGAAGGTCCAAACGACAGCTATCCCGAGGTGAAATTTATAAAGCCCAAAGACCTGTAA
- a CDS encoding dihydrofolate reductase family protein: protein MSRRIILDLAVTLDGYIEGKNGEVDWCIMDPELEFTQFLNQVDTIFYGRKSYDLFGQYILKDEDSDADKELWALVHSKEKYVFSRSQQGEGHEAIYINDHILEEVNKIKQRPGRDIWLYGGASLITTFIQLGLVDEFRLSVHPVVLGEGKPLFADIKERLNLKLAHTRTFSSGLVQLIYHWDGEPDAR, encoded by the coding sequence GTGAGCAGAAGAATCATTTTAGACTTGGCAGTTACTTTGGATGGTTACATTGAAGGGAAGAATGGGGAAGTGGACTGGTGCATTATGGACCCTGAGCTGGAGTTCACTCAATTTTTGAATCAAGTGGATACCATATTTTATGGAAGAAAAAGCTATGACCTATTTGGACAATACATTCTGAAGGATGAAGATTCGGATGCTGACAAAGAACTTTGGGCACTAGTTCATAGTAAAGAGAAATATGTGTTTTCCAGGTCGCAGCAGGGGGAGGGGCATGAAGCTATTTATATAAACGACCATATTCTCGAAGAAGTAAACAAAATCAAACAGAGACCCGGTAGAGACATCTGGTTATATGGCGGAGCAAGCCTGATTACAACGTTTATCCAATTAGGGCTTGTGGATGAATTCAGATTATCCGTACACCCTGTAGTTCTAGGAGAAGGAAAACCGCTGTTTGCGGATATCAAAGAACGGTTGAATTTGAAATTGGCTCATACCAGAACCTTCTCCTCCGGACTTGTTCAGCTCATATACCATTGGGATGGTGAGCCTGATGCACGCTAA
- a CDS encoding MDR family MFS transporter, with the protein MSDTKDSRSVQAAFSLKQILPILLAVASGMFLVILDSTIMNVAVPKLVSAFDTNLSTIQWVITAYTLSLSAVIPLAGWFSDRFSPKRMFMISIVLFVLASVLCAMATTPGQLIIFRIIQGLGGGMVAPIGIATVFMVAPPDKRGSVMGILGIPMLLAPILGPLLSGWLIEYINWHWIFFINVPVGILALFMAWRYLPASDAQANNKLDVTGALLAPIAFTSIVFAVHQAGEKGWSNLWTLAPLALGLVILAIFIWNELRQKHPLLELRVFRSPTFVHGISVAWLNQIALFGSILLFPLYLQQVRGLTPLEAGLYVIPQALLSTVGINAGGWLFDRFGVRPVAIMGILSLCGSLLALTQIDAHTSSLYIICSFAFAGLGQGLTMMQINTHVLRSAPKELISRVTPITTSAQQIMSSFGVTITMAFLAKQIRGLPAQHSPDQLGHAFGSTFWITLGFAVIALVLSLFFAGKKQDS; encoded by the coding sequence ATGTCAGATACGAAGGATAGCCGCAGTGTTCAAGCAGCCTTTTCCTTAAAACAGATCCTGCCCATACTTCTCGCTGTTGCTTCAGGGATGTTCCTGGTGATCTTAGACAGCACCATCATGAATGTAGCTGTTCCGAAATTAGTAAGTGCCTTCGATACTAATCTTAGTACGATTCAGTGGGTCATCACGGCGTATACCTTATCTTTATCGGCAGTCATTCCGTTAGCCGGCTGGTTCTCTGACCGTTTCTCGCCCAAACGGATGTTTATGATTAGTATTGTGTTATTTGTACTCGCATCTGTGCTGTGTGCAATGGCAACCACTCCTGGTCAGCTTATCATTTTCCGTATCATTCAAGGTTTGGGCGGAGGCATGGTGGCTCCCATCGGAATTGCCACTGTATTCATGGTCGCTCCACCTGACAAAAGAGGATCTGTCATGGGCATCCTCGGGATCCCGATGCTGCTTGCTCCTATTCTTGGCCCCTTATTATCGGGCTGGCTGATCGAGTACATCAATTGGCACTGGATCTTTTTCATCAACGTACCGGTTGGCATCTTGGCTTTATTCATGGCCTGGAGGTACTTACCTGCATCGGATGCACAAGCCAATAACAAGCTGGATGTGACCGGTGCGCTTTTGGCTCCTATTGCCTTTACTTCAATTGTGTTTGCCGTACATCAAGCAGGAGAGAAGGGGTGGTCCAATCTATGGACGTTAGCTCCTCTGGCCTTGGGCCTGGTTATACTGGCCATCTTTATCTGGAATGAGCTGCGGCAAAAGCATCCGCTGCTGGAGCTACGAGTATTCCGTTCGCCTACCTTTGTGCATGGCATTTCTGTCGCCTGGCTGAATCAGATCGCTTTGTTCGGAAGTATCCTTTTGTTCCCGCTGTATTTACAGCAAGTGAGAGGGCTAACTCCTCTTGAGGCTGGATTATATGTGATCCCGCAAGCCCTGTTATCTACTGTCGGGATTAACGCAGGCGGCTGGTTATTTGACCGTTTCGGTGTTCGCCCGGTAGCCATCATGGGTATTCTGTCCCTTTGCGGGTCCTTACTTGCTCTGACGCAGATTGATGCCCATACCAGTTCTCTATATATCATTTGCAGCTTTGCTTTTGCAGGGCTTGGTCAAGGATTAACGATGATGCAGATTAATACACATGTCCTCAGATCAGCTCCCAAGGAATTAATAAGCCGCGTTACGCCCATAACCACTTCAGCACAGCAAATCATGTCCAGCTTCGGCGTTACCATCACGATGGCTTTTCTGGCCAAACAAATCAGGGGACTTCCCGCACAGCACTCACCCGATCAATTAGGTCATGCCTTCGGATCAACCTTCTGGATTACTTTGGGCTTTGCAGTGATTGCATTGGTTTTATCTTTGTTTTTTGCAGGCAAGAAGCAAGATTCTTGA
- a CDS encoding SRPBCC family protein, whose translation MEANQPTKVTVQALVQAPIGKVWRYWTEPDHITKWNQASEDWHAPRAENNLQAGGTFLTRMEAKDGSMGFDFGGVYDVVNQHEVISYTIEDGRRVEITFVDQGNETKIIQTFDAENANPVEFQQAGWQAIMDNFKAYTEHN comes from the coding sequence ATGGAAGCGAATCAACCGACGAAAGTAACTGTACAAGCCTTGGTTCAAGCCCCTATCGGGAAGGTATGGCGCTACTGGACCGAGCCGGATCACATCACGAAGTGGAATCAGGCCTCCGAGGACTGGCATGCGCCGAGAGCCGAGAACAATCTGCAGGCCGGCGGTACCTTTCTGACACGGATGGAAGCGAAGGACGGCAGCATGGGCTTTGATTTTGGCGGCGTATACGATGTCGTGAATCAGCACGAAGTGATCAGTTACACCATAGAAGACGGAAGAAGAGTGGAGATTACGTTCGTCGATCAAGGGAATGAGACGAAGATCATTCAAACATTCGATGCGGAAAACGCCAACCCCGTCGAGTTCCAGCAAGCAGGCTGGCAAGCGATCATGGACAATTTCAAAGCGTATACCGAGCACAATTAA
- a CDS encoding FAD-dependent oxidoreductase, with translation MTTVNSTEQRRIAIIGGGPGGLTLALILQQHGISSTIYEREHEDLSHERGGSLDIHEESGQLALKEAGLYEAFLQAARFEGEDFRLMDKTGTIYLDEVADEEISEGQRRPEIDRGVLCDLLLNKLDPSTIQYGYKLEKVVSLGEGKTELHFENGHIAVADLVIGADGAFSRVRPLLTDTNVEYSGLTMLELNVIAADHPDLAAFNARGKMFALDDHKGILGQLNGNGRIKVYASFKVERDWLDEIRSDNPQEIKTKLLELFHDWSEPLKNYIRYAEDAVVPRRIYMLPVGFRWERNSGVTLIGDAAHVMSPFAGEGVNLAMLDALELALAIVRNKQTSVAIEEYEEKMFQYASEKAYVSNENLILSFSQNAAPKFAELIQSYQVQADQLG, from the coding sequence ATGACAACTGTTAATTCTACCGAACAACGCCGGATCGCCATTATTGGGGGTGGACCAGGAGGGCTAACGCTCGCCCTGATTCTGCAACAGCATGGTATTTCCTCGACGATTTACGAACGTGAACATGAGGACCTTAGCCATGAACGCGGAGGCTCCTTAGATATCCATGAAGAATCCGGGCAACTCGCTTTGAAGGAAGCCGGATTATATGAAGCTTTTCTGCAGGCAGCAAGGTTTGAGGGCGAAGACTTCCGGCTCATGGATAAGACGGGGACTATATACCTGGATGAAGTGGCCGATGAAGAGATCTCGGAAGGGCAGAGACGCCCGGAGATTGACCGTGGTGTGCTTTGTGACTTGCTTTTAAACAAATTAGATCCGTCTACCATTCAATATGGGTATAAACTGGAGAAGGTTGTATCTCTGGGCGAGGGTAAGACGGAGCTTCATTTTGAGAATGGACATATCGCTGTGGCAGATCTTGTCATTGGTGCGGATGGCGCCTTTTCCCGCGTTCGCCCTCTGCTTACCGATACAAATGTTGAATATTCAGGTCTGACTATGCTGGAGCTTAACGTTATTGCAGCCGATCACCCGGATCTGGCCGCATTCAACGCACGTGGCAAGATGTTTGCACTGGATGATCACAAAGGGATTCTGGGCCAGCTGAACGGCAACGGACGGATCAAAGTATATGCGAGTTTCAAGGTAGAGCGGGACTGGTTAGACGAAATCCGCAGCGATAACCCGCAGGAGATAAAGACAAAGCTGCTTGAGCTGTTTCACGATTGGAGTGAACCGCTCAAGAATTATATCCGGTATGCGGAAGATGCTGTTGTGCCCAGACGGATTTACATGCTACCTGTCGGCTTTCGCTGGGAACGGAACTCTGGTGTCACGTTGATCGGGGATGCAGCACATGTCATGTCTCCTTTTGCCGGAGAAGGGGTGAATCTTGCAATGCTGGATGCGCTGGAGCTGGCTCTTGCCATAGTAAGGAACAAGCAGACATCAGTGGCCATTGAAGAATATGAGGAGAAAATGTTCCAGTATGCCTCAGAGAAAGCATATGTCTCTAACGAAAATCTCATCCTGAGCTTCTCACAGAATGCGGCACCAAAATTTGCCGAACTGATACAATCTTACCAAGTTCAGGCTGATCAGCTGGGATGA
- a CDS encoding GDSL-type esterase/lipase family protein, producing the protein MKELYPRRGLPNVIHKLENGDTITIVYFGGSNTRSEGYRVMTAEWLREQYHQADIRTVNAGINGTGSDLGCARMETDVLRHRPDLVFVEFAGNDGGDPESKARIEGIVRQIRKRSRFTDILFVYTLKERDVAVFQSGEYQKGAIMQEEVADYYGIPSIHLGVEVSRLVSEGKLVFTSREDLSVPGVVIFTHDSIHPTIPEGHQIYTDTITRSFEIMRELRSHPGRQVHHLPRHPLVPANPWEYATMLSLDSLPDTIITAGWSYVTPEESALVREYNWLFPGLWQAADPGEAVTVQFEGTRIGLFDIGGPDSGRLKVSVDGGEPFIIDRFTHYNDHNRNQYVFLPELPNGKHTVRFELDTGKTDKAAVFEASGNERSSEHIRQHPEWYEQTVIRLGKLLMVQPPL; encoded by the coding sequence ATGAAGGAATTATACCCTCGTAGAGGGCTCCCCAATGTCATTCATAAATTGGAAAATGGCGATACCATCACCATCGTGTATTTTGGCGGCAGCAATACCCGTTCTGAAGGCTACAGGGTCATGACGGCGGAATGGCTTCGTGAGCAATACCATCAGGCAGACATCCGCACGGTGAATGCAGGCATTAACGGGACTGGCTCGGATCTGGGCTGTGCCCGGATGGAGACCGATGTACTGCGTCACCGGCCTGATCTGGTATTTGTTGAATTTGCCGGCAACGATGGCGGAGATCCCGAATCCAAGGCGCGGATCGAAGGAATTGTCCGCCAGATCCGTAAGCGGAGCCGGTTTACCGATATCCTGTTCGTGTATACGCTGAAGGAGCGGGATGTGGCCGTATTCCAGTCCGGGGAATACCAGAAAGGGGCTATCATGCAAGAGGAAGTGGCTGACTATTATGGTATTCCTTCAATTCACCTGGGCGTAGAGGTCAGCCGCCTGGTATCTGAGGGGAAACTCGTGTTCACCTCAAGGGAGGACCTATCCGTTCCCGGAGTTGTTATTTTCACACATGATTCGATCCATCCGACCATTCCCGAAGGACACCAGATTTACACGGATACGATCACCCGGTCATTTGAGATCATGCGCGAACTCAGAAGTCATCCGGGAAGGCAAGTACATCACTTGCCCCGGCATCCGTTGGTTCCGGCTAATCCTTGGGAGTATGCGACCATGCTGTCACTGGATAGCCTTCCTGATACTATTATCACCGCAGGCTGGTCTTACGTAACGCCAGAGGAGTCTGCTCTAGTGCGTGAGTACAATTGGCTGTTCCCGGGCCTATGGCAGGCGGCCGATCCTGGAGAGGCGGTCACGGTTCAGTTCGAAGGAACCCGTATCGGGTTATTCGATATCGGGGGGCCGGATTCTGGCAGATTGAAGGTGTCGGTGGATGGAGGGGAACCCTTTATTATCGACCGGTTCACCCATTACAACGATCATAACCGGAATCAGTATGTATTCCTGCCGGAGCTCCCGAACGGGAAACATACGGTTCGCTTCGAGCTCGATACCGGCAAGACAGACAAAGCGGCTGTGTTCGAGGCAAGCGGCAATGAACGGAGCAGTGAGCATATCCGGCAGCATCCAGAGTGGTATGAGCAAACGGTGATCCGGCTTGGGAAGCTGTTAATGGTGCAGCCTCCCTTATAA
- a CDS encoding FAD-dependent oxidoreductase, with translation MELIKADVTVVGGGIAGICAAIAAARQGLQVSLINDRPVLGGNASSEVRVHINGSAYLGNSPSYYAREGGLVEELKLKIFHYNPLYNKKLMLSLSDMVLLDMVYAEPNLSLFLNTCVHDTGMENGRIKWVEGLQLASERKFRFESRTFIDCSGDGVVGYQAGAHFRRGREAKHEYNEELAPDAADHYTMGDTILFQARDVGYSVPYTRPNFAYDITKLAFFDSIRQGLNHRALPRRINGLGGLWWLEYGGHLDTIKNNEDIALELRKLVYGIWDYIKNSGEFDDVDHLILDYVCPIPGKRESRRFIGDHMLSQNDLTAKPHFEDAVSVGGWYMDLHANKGVYDEGPATAWNFVPGLYNIPFRSLYSSNIPNLMFAGRNISATHVAFGSTRVMATCGCMGQAVGTAASLCVKYEADPAAIVESHMEELQALLLRDGQTIVGLQEELSPYFTEGLTIRASSQRSYDNPLPTEELSLENGLCLVLPIQTAVAESVRVKIKNRSGCPEPLHVKLFGGERKENYIPSSGLNDYRLEIAAGHDDWITLVLDCKTPADDKIYIVLEGAGSLAVYGNEEKLTGAVSFQYRPEEPSRLKKINKSICFKDLLPAQSMYTPENVVNGFSRPYGLPNGWISERTEGQEWLEFCFDGPKNVEEIHLVFNSQLDLEHFNDPIESLVQDYELTLTLEDGTERTILTRGNYLTLNKHQVDAKHVTRVRMNFSRTYGSPYFEVFAVKWFAPKIDK, from the coding sequence ATGGAGCTTATTAAAGCAGATGTAACCGTCGTAGGCGGAGGGATTGCCGGAATATGCGCTGCCATTGCTGCCGCACGCCAAGGGCTGCAGGTCTCACTTATTAATGACCGGCCGGTTCTTGGAGGAAATGCGAGCAGCGAGGTCAGGGTTCATATCAACGGGTCAGCATATCTCGGAAACAGTCCATCCTATTATGCACGCGAGGGCGGATTGGTGGAAGAGCTCAAGCTGAAGATTTTTCACTATAACCCGTTATACAACAAGAAGCTGATGCTGTCGCTTTCGGATATGGTCTTGCTCGACATGGTTTATGCGGAGCCTAACCTTTCGCTATTTCTGAATACATGCGTGCATGATACGGGCATGGAGAACGGCAGAATTAAGTGGGTGGAGGGTCTTCAGTTAGCTTCCGAAAGAAAATTCCGGTTCGAAAGCCGAACCTTCATCGATTGCTCCGGTGATGGAGTGGTCGGATATCAGGCAGGTGCGCACTTCCGCCGGGGAAGAGAAGCGAAGCATGAATACAACGAAGAATTGGCTCCTGACGCGGCGGATCATTACACCATGGGCGACACGATCCTGTTTCAAGCCCGTGACGTAGGATATTCCGTTCCATACACAAGGCCTAACTTTGCCTATGACATTACGAAGCTGGCTTTTTTCGACAGTATCAGACAAGGCTTAAACCATCGGGCTTTACCCCGAAGAATCAACGGACTTGGCGGATTATGGTGGCTGGAATACGGCGGACATCTGGATACGATCAAGAATAATGAGGACATCGCCTTGGAATTGCGGAAATTGGTGTATGGGATTTGGGATTATATCAAAAATAGCGGCGAATTTGACGATGTAGACCATCTCATCTTGGATTATGTATGTCCGATTCCGGGAAAGCGGGAGTCACGGCGGTTCATAGGGGACCACATGTTGTCCCAGAACGATCTTACAGCAAAGCCGCATTTCGAAGATGCTGTCTCCGTCGGTGGATGGTATATGGATTTACATGCGAATAAGGGTGTCTACGATGAGGGACCGGCTACGGCATGGAATTTCGTGCCCGGATTGTACAATATCCCTTTCCGCAGTTTATATTCAAGCAATATTCCTAATCTCATGTTTGCCGGACGCAATATAAGCGCTACCCATGTGGCTTTCGGATCTACAAGGGTCATGGCCACCTGCGGTTGTATGGGGCAGGCGGTTGGAACGGCTGCTTCGTTATGCGTGAAATATGAGGCCGACCCTGCAGCCATCGTCGAATCTCATATGGAGGAGCTGCAGGCGCTGCTGCTTCGGGACGGCCAGACGATTGTAGGGCTTCAAGAGGAACTAAGTCCTTACTTCACTGAGGGATTAACGATTCGTGCTTCGTCTCAGCGCAGCTATGACAATCCCCTTCCAACCGAAGAGCTCTCCCTGGAGAACGGGTTATGCCTGGTCTTGCCGATTCAGACAGCCGTGGCGGAAAGTGTACGGGTCAAAATTAAAAACAGGTCCGGATGTCCGGAACCCTTGCATGTCAAGCTGTTTGGCGGAGAACGGAAGGAAAACTACATTCCCTCCAGCGGATTGAACGATTACCGCTTGGAGATTGCAGCCGGTCATGACGACTGGATTACGCTGGTCTTGGACTGCAAGACACCGGCTGACGACAAAATTTACATCGTATTGGAGGGCGCGGGTAGTCTTGCCGTATACGGCAATGAAGAGAAACTGACCGGAGCGGTCAGCTTCCAATATCGTCCGGAAGAGCCGTCCAGGCTGAAAAAAATCAATAAGAGCATTTGCTTCAAGGATCTGCTGCCGGCCCAGAGTATGTATACTCCCGAGAATGTTGTCAACGGCTTCTCCAGACCTTATGGCCTGCCGAACGGCTGGATTTCGGAGCGTACAGAAGGACAGGAATGGCTGGAATTCTGTTTTGACGGCCCCAAAAATGTAGAGGAAATCCATCTTGTGTTCAATTCACAGCTCGATTTAGAGCATTTCAACGACCCGATCGAGTCCCTTGTGCAAGATTATGAGCTGACCTTGACTCTAGAAGACGGAACCGAGAGGACAATCCTGACACGCGGGAATTATCTCACGTTGAATAAACATCAGGTGGATGCGAAACATGTCACCCGCGTCCGGATGAATTTCAGCAGAACGTATGGTTCACCTTATTTTGAAGTGTTTGCTGTAAAATGGTTTGCTCCTAAAATCGATAAATGA
- a CDS encoding TetR/AcrR family transcriptional regulator, whose product MMKPKREIVSRRNRPAKEPLSHELIVKTAYELLKQEGTSGMSMRKVAKQLDTGPSSLYVYVKNLQELSSYVLDLGLGELNLPELTDDNWKEQLFQALHAYAELLIEQPGLAELSLQTIPIGNHAFRLNEYLLTVLQKGGITSTSAAWGTDLLLLYVSSIALEKAKRANELMETAQSYYNEADPVRFPLMNSLKTDLFSGDTASKERFFWAIEVILQGILYKQLGDNGK is encoded by the coding sequence ATGATGAAACCTAAACGAGAAATTGTGAGCCGCCGCAACCGGCCAGCCAAAGAACCCCTCAGTCATGAACTAATTGTCAAAACCGCCTATGAGCTGCTGAAGCAGGAAGGGACCTCCGGTATGAGCATGAGGAAGGTTGCCAAGCAACTGGACACTGGACCTTCCTCCCTGTATGTTTACGTCAAAAATTTGCAGGAATTGAGTTCTTATGTGCTTGACCTTGGTCTCGGTGAGTTGAACCTGCCGGAGCTGACGGACGATAACTGGAAGGAGCAGTTATTTCAAGCACTGCATGCTTATGCGGAGCTGCTTATCGAGCAACCCGGATTAGCTGAGCTGTCTCTACAGACGATTCCTATTGGGAATCATGCTTTTCGTCTGAATGAGTATTTACTTACTGTCCTCCAGAAGGGAGGAATCACCTCAACGTCCGCTGCTTGGGGAACGGACCTGTTGCTCCTGTACGTGTCTTCCATTGCCTTGGAGAAGGCAAAGAGAGCAAACGAACTGATGGAAACTGCCCAGAGCTACTATAATGAAGCAGATCCGGTACGGTTTCCGTTGATGAACAGTCTGAAGACTGATTTATTCTCGGGGGATACTGCCTCCAAGGAGAGGTTCTTCTGGGCCATTGAAGTAATACTTCAGGGGATATTGTACAAACAGTTAGGAGACAATGGTAAGTAA